The stretch of DNA TTTTGTAAACTTTCTTTTTGTTCCAGTTCTTTTAATTCTTTACGAGCATTTACAGACAAATAATTACAAAAAGTCTTAAAACTTATTAAATACTGTTTTTCTATTAACTTGTAATAAACTTCTTTTTGGTACATTCCTAAACGGGTATTTTCTAAAGTTATATTTTGAATTTCTAAAACTCTTAGTAAATAATTCTTTCTATTGTAAGCCATTTTAATTTTATTTAAGTTGTTGTTTTCTTTTTTTCCAGTTTTCTGCACTCGAATAGTTTTGTATTGTTCTATGTGAGCAATCGAGTAATTTTGCAATTTCTTTACAGTTTAAGCCCATACAATAATATTTAAAGGCTTTTTGTTTGTCGGGATTTTTATTAATACTCATATATAAGATTTAAAGCGGTTAAACTCCAGTTAAAGCGGTTTTAAACTTACTACCTCATCAACTAACGTACTTTTTAACGTGGTTTATAGCGTATAAATGCAAGGTTTAATTTTTGCACACCCCCAGTCAAAAAAGTTTAATTAAAACTATGATAGTTTATGTTTTTGGGGTTTTTAAGCGGTCAATTATTCTTATTAAGCGGTCAATATCTTTGATTTTATAGTTTTCAGTTTCTAAAATATCATTTAATCGCTTTTCTAATTTGATAATGATTTTATTTTTTTGATATACATCACTATCAAAAGCCTTAAACCATTTACTAAGTGTTTGAACTGATATTTTTAATTGTTTACTGATTTCAATATGATTAAAACCTTTTAGCTTTAAATCAAACGCTTTAATTTGTTTCGGTTTCATTTTCTAACTGTTTTAAAAATTCTGTTTTCGTTATTGTTTTATTATCTTGAATAATCTTTATTATTTCAAACTCACTTTTATTAAAAATATCTTTCGATACTTCACAAGGTTGTAACCAGTCGCAATATTCCACACCGTCAGAAACATACACGAACCCCGTTAAATTATTTTTCATAGGTTATTGATTTTAAGAAGTTGTTTAAATAGTTTTTTAGCCCTAACAGTAGTAAAAACATAATCTATTCTTTCAAAAAACAAATTGATTTTTGAAATATCTTTTGTAATTATTTCGGGCAAATTATAAATTGAAATACCTTTTTTAATTACTCCAGTTTTTGACACGATAGAAATTTGTTTTAACTCAATTTTGTGTATTTTCGGCAAAATTTTAATTAATCCTTTTATTTCTTCGTTTATTCTAAGACGGTTTTTTGTTGTTCGATTGATACCGTTTATTTTGTTCTTACATTTCGTACTACAATATTTCGCGGTAACTTTTTTATCTTTTAAAGAAGTTCCACAACAAACACACTTGTTTAATTTTTTAGTAACTTTTATTTTCTGTTTTGATTTGATTAATGAGGTTTGTTTTATCAATACTTCGAGTTCCTTTTTAAGCCTATTATTTACCCCTTTATCATAATGGTTAATTTGTCGCCATTTAGTATGTTTTTGAGGTTGTGAAAAAGTGGTTAATTTGTCGCCTTTTTCCGTTGCTAAAAAATTACATTTACTATCAATAAGGTTATAACATAGGGTTTGTAAATCCATGTTAGAGTATTTCAACTGTAAGCCTTTTAAATACTTACGGGCTTTATATAATTGGTTTCGGTTAAGATTATCCCAGTAATTAACATCTAAAAAGCGTAAATACTTCTTTTGTTCAATGGGTTTCATTTCTTTGTAATTCAAGTAATTATCCACGAAAACAATATTTTGCCACGTTTCAAGAAGTATTTTAGATAATTCAGTCCAAACGGTTTTTAGTTGTAAATCTGCAAGGGTTTTAATGTTTAGATTTTGGTTTTTAATCCATATCATTTTTTTAACCTTTATTTCAAAACGGCATATATTGTCGTTAATATTTCCAGTCTGCAAACTCTTATCATATATTTTAATTTGATATTGTTGTAAATCAACTGTAACACCTCTAAACGGGTTTTTATCCGTTCCGTAATTAACGGCAAAAGGTTTGCCCTTGTATGATTTACAAGCATCTAAGACGTTTTTAACGGCAAAAGGTAAATTTATATTAACGCCAAATTCAAAGCCTTGTAAATGGCTTAATTCGGGGCTAATTTCTAAATCATTTTGTAATTGATTTACACTACTGATTAACTCATTAAAACCAAAATCAAAAGCGTTGCCC from Faecalibacter sp. LW9 encodes:
- a CDS encoding helix-turn-helix domain-containing protein produces the protein MSINKNPDKQKAFKYYCMGLNCKEIAKLLDCSHRTIQNYSSAENWKKRKQQLK